The window GATTATTGCAATGTCATCCTTACCCTTTTACTTTAAACAACTGCTTGCTGACTGGATAACAATGTGGACATAATGGGAAAATATTTCTTTGCTCACAGTTGGAGAATTAACAACAGGTCTATCAGTTATAGTGGTTGTACAAGAttgtaataattgttttctcctttctttgtcATGTAGCTCACTGCCAAGGTTCCCCAACCACTGCACCCACCACAGGTATGAAAATCTCTAAACAACCTAGAGTATATATTAAATTAGCCCAACGTTATTTTGCTAGCAGGAGggattatttaaatgtcttacTACTGTACTCTTCCATGTCTCTCAGGTCAGCCCTCGTGTCGGTACAACTGCGGCCAGTACATGGGAAGCTGCTCCTGCTCAAGCTCTTGTCGATACAATGGAAACTGCTGCCGTGACTACTACTGTAAGTATTATGTCCATCAAAGCTCAGTGATCACAACTTCTACTGAAAAGCATCTTGCATCACACTGAAATGCACAAATACCATTTCTCAACCAAGACCTTCATGAATGAATTGACTGAATTATCCATTTGCATGGAAATTGACTGTATGGTGTTACAATCTTCTTCTACTCTTGATATGATGAATTTCCTGTAGAAACAGGATGTTGGGGCAGGACACACTGCAGGAGATCTTTCTGAAGTCAAACCAAAGTCCAGTCATTTAAAGTATCTATTTCATGTGTTCTGTAATGTCACCTCAGTACCcgtgttttaaaaaacaatgttctcTCCGACCATGTCAGGAGGCAAAATTGTCCAATCACTATGAATGGCCACAATTGAAGGCAGAGTGAAAAGCCAGCCATCAAAGAGGGGGCAGATacaatattgtttaattatgtaGCATATTTTGTTTCAGTCTCTCCTGTAAGCCATTTGAATTGCTTCTCTCGGCTGTTCATTTATATAGTGATGGTTGTGTGATCCTTTCTTTGTCATGTAGCTCACTGCCAAGGTTCCCCAACCACTGCACCCACCACAGGTATGAAAATCTCTAAACAACCTAGAGTATATATTAAATTAGCCCAACGTTATTTTGCTAGCAGGAGggattatttaaatgtcttacTACTGTACTCTTCCATGTCTCTCAGGTCAGCCCTCGTGTCGGTACAACTGCGGCCAGAACATGGGAAGCTGCTCCTGCTCAAGCTCTTGTCAATACTATGGAAACTGCTGCCATGACTACTACTGTAAGTATTGTCTCATTCAAACCAGAGCacacttttatttcagtttcaacCAAAAAGCAATACTGAAACccatgttgctttttttgttttttttcttcttttaaacagCCCACTGCCAATACACAACTGGCATGCCGAGCACAGGTAGGATCCTCAGTGTGTACAACGAGCCCACTGCAAATATATTTCCCATTAATGACACTCGTGTTATGTTGTCCACCTTTAGTAAGCCCCTGTGGAGGCTCTCTGTTTGGCTCTGGTAACTTCTCCAGCCCCAACCACCCCAACCACTACTATGACCACGCCTACTGTGTCTGGCAGCTCAGGGCTGCGTATGACCAAAGAATCATCCTGACATTCACATACCTGCAGTGAGTGCACAGTAGACTGCCTGTTAGAGATCATTTGTGTAAATAAGCAGTATTATTATGTGacttacaaatataaataataagtgACGACAGGAATTATAAACAAAGAGATTATTAACTTGCTGAGAATTATGCTCTCCATTGATATCAAAGACTCACTATTTTGGGGATTTGCTTATAAAAGTCAATAATTTCTGTCTTTTATCATCTTTTTATAAAACAGATTGGAGAACTGCTGCTCCTGTGATTATATTTCAGTCTACGATGGGCCGTCTGTTAACTCAAGATTTCTGGGGAAAGTGTGCAACAACAGTCTGAGTAACTTCTACTCCACCTCAAACTACTTGACCGTGCTCTTCCGGACTGACAGTTCTGTGGTTGGTCGAGGGTTCAGTGCTGACTTCAGAAGCTCTTTGCCACCAAGCTCAGGTAGAATAATGCTAGATTTAGTAGGGATGGtctgaaaaaaaagcttggtTGAATCGTATCGCGGTGCTGTGCACTAAATGTCAGACATGCTCACAATGTTTTAGCATGTattgtttaccatgtttaccaTCTTCATTTAGCACAACACTAAGTAAAGTTGAAGCTGATACAAATGTCATCGGTTTTTGGTCATAAACACAAGTGttggaaaaacatttacatttttacctgatgatggtgctacgTGGAAAGTGACAGGATGATCAAAGTTACTGCAATTCATATGACAGGGACATTAATGTCCTACTCAGTTTCATTGCAATTAATCCAATAGAtgtcaaacatttctttcaaaacCTCAAATGTCAACCTCACCAAAATCACTAAGCCTCATCCTCTAGGGACAGCGAATGgctgtataaaaatatatgataatCCTCTTAAAAGTTGTTGAGAAATTTCAGACTGGACCAAACCAGTGGACAGCCCAGCCGACCAACCGAACCACACTACTTGCATGGCTAAAGACTTTGTGTAACGTTACACCTTTATCCTGAAACTAATTCAATCTGTTGTAAATATCTTGTGAACATGGTCTTTTGTCAGGTCGTGTGGACTGTTCCTCAGACAACATGAACATTGTAATCCAGAGGAGTTACCTGAACTCTCTGGGCTACGATGGCAATAGTCTGTACCTAAATGACCCGCACTGCAGACCCCAGGTCTCCAGATATCAGGTGGTCTTCAGCTTCCCCATTAACACTTGTGGCAACGTTCGGAAGGTAGACAACTCATTactttctggaaaaaaataaaaaacatacagtacttcCTGATACAAATTAGTGTGACGTAAGAAGACAGAGTTTGACTATCctccaatatattttttaccttGAACAGTTTGAGAATGGCAGAGTTGTGTACACCAACGCTCTCCGTGCCTACACCTCCAGCTCTGGAGACATCACACGGCAGTCTCACTTTAAGATTAACGTGGGCTGTCGGATGGAGCAGGACTCGGTGGCCCAGATCATGTACCTTGTCCGTCACCATAATGAAACCAGCATCACAGGCACAGGCAGATTCAATACCAGCATGGATTTCTACACATCCAGCAGCTTCTACTATAAGGTGTTTTCGGGTGTTTGTAAAGAAAATCCCTAATGTTAAGACTTGAATGCCTTGCTGACGTTTTGCTTTTAAAACTCTCAGGTGACTCAAGTCCCATATGAGGTGACGCTCAACCAGAACTTGTATGTTCAAGTGGACCTGGGGAGGGGGGACAGCTCTCTGGTCCTCTTTCTTGACACCTGTGTGACCTCACCATCGCCCCATGATTTCTATACCAGACCTTACTACCTGGTCCGCAACGGGTACGTCACGGGAGTGTGTGCTTTGCAACAGTGTAGATTAAGTTACTACTGCTACTTTACactaataaatattgtattttttactccactacattttacagCTATAGTCAGGTGTCACTTTACAGATTTAGATTATAAATTGCAGAAGAAGAGTTTTTTGGGcctgttttcacatttcagaTGTTTATAAGGTTGTCAGCAGATCAAATGAAGAATAATATTCCCCATAAAgtccaaaaagtaaaatataaatttgtgtaGCAGACCTACTTCTGTTTCCTAGCCCAATAATTAAGTCAAGACCCCTCGGAATTATCTGGGGACTTTTTGGAGGCCAGGCACCTCACGTTGTTCTGGACTAAGTAGTTGAATAtgggactttaacttgtaatggagtatctTTACATGTAgaattggtacttttacttacatAAGGgatctaaatattttttttgcaatgccaaatatacaacaaaaaataaatacatacatgtacttgtattgtccagaaacactgtctctgtttAACTTTTAGCTGTCCTGTGGACAACACCTATTACGCCCACATCACTGGAATACGCGCCTATGCCCGATTCACATTTAAGGCCTTCCAGTTCCAGCGAGCCACAGAGTCGGTGTACATCCAGTGCAAGGTCCTGATATGCCAAGCCTCTGACTACAATTCCCGGTGCCGGCGTGGCTGCAGCAAGCGTGCAGCCAGAGACCTGGGGTCAGAACACGACAGCCAAACTCTGGTCCTGGGTCCAATCCAACTCAAAGGTCTGTGTCCATTTGTACCTGGTTTTGAATCTACTAGTGGATCAGTTGAAGTAACATAATAAGTTagcagtaaaaaatatatatcattgtaATCTCATGATCTTAAAACAAGACCACAAgcaaatacatttcacattttttcttcGCCAGACcctgaaaaaaaggaagaagagacTCATAAGCAGAACCAGGCTTAACGTGATCTTCAATGAGAGGCTTCAATCATCTTTAGTATTGTTCATTCTGATCAATATGACACTGAATTATACTTTTCCCTTTATTACAATACCTGATTAAAAGCATCATCAAAagacaatgtgtgtttgtgtatttcattactgttaaattaacattaaatattaataataatataatggtTACGGATTTTGGTTCTTGAATACAAAGAAGACGGAGAAAAgtaagacaaaagacaaagtgcAACTCAGTTAGAAAACACTTTACTTATAAATTAGTAAGATTAATCCATCTCACGATAAAATGATTTGCCATcccagagggagagagtgatCGCCATCAGGCTTCAACATTCACCATTACCTATGAACCTACGACACACCAACAGAACGTAAGGCAGTCATTACTGGATGCCGCCGTTACTGGTTAGCATGGCAACAAGGAGACGCTCCTAAAAACAGTAACAATGTTCTCCACGCATGTTGCTAAGCAACAAACAACAGTACCCAAGACAAAGAACAATCTTGCTAAAGTGGCAGTCTTACTGCGACATGAATTTGCTTTTTTGACACTGAACATCTATCCAACAACTCAGAATACAATACTCAGTAAATATTCAGAAAAGCACTGGGATCCATGTGATAAATGGGGAatctcagtgtgtgttattatcaCAAAGGCGAAAACGTGGCATCCCCGGTGCTACGTGGCAATTCTGAACAAGTGTTCACATGAGACACAAGACTTGATGATTCTGTCCTAAACACGCAGATACTGGATATCAAAGTGACTTCGTACAATATCAAAACATCAGAATGTGACATGATGGAATTAAAAGGATAGGCAAAACCCTTTTAACCAAACATGTGAAGTTACCATGATGCTGGTCAAGGAAGGGCACTGAGTGAAGGAACTTCAAAACAACCCAACTTCTACAAAATCTAGTGTGACAACCTAACTCCACCGATACAAAGTTTGGCCAGGTTGATGCCGTCCACATATTTAAGATTCCAAAGTTTCTTAGCAGCATTCATGTAGCAgaaatttggcaaaaaataaTGGCTACCATAGAAAACTACAATGGTAAAACTCTTTTTCTAAGGTTCTGGGCCTATTGATCACAGCAAGAAGAGGATATTGTTATAACATCTGTTAATCTTCAAAGTAACAGTCCATTTTATCTTGAACACACAAGAAAGTGACTTTGTCAGGCACTGCAAAGAATAGTAGTAATGCACCAAGCACTGAAATAATTTCAACAAGGCTTAAGTAAGATCATTCTAGGCCAACAGGTCCACTCCTGCATCAGTATCAGAGCAATATTTAGATATAGCTCTCAGGAGGTTGAGAATTtattcaatgatttttttcttattaataaaAGGGACAGACTGTTGAGAGTGAGAGTCAATTTGCTGTGTGAATAGCATGAGTGTTATAACTTCACTGAAAAGGATAACACTTgtattctgtttgtgttttagccATTCAATTGCAAATCATGTTTATGCAACATTGCTGTTAACCATCTTCTAGGGTAATTCATAAGTCGTTATTAAATTGCTGAATGAATTACTTCGAGTGGCCTCTAGTTATCATTTACCTCAGCCCGATATGAGGCcatataaactgtataaaatgatcattttcCTTTAGATAGGTACAATGAAAGCCACTTTTGTTAGTTAACTTAGTGTTGCATACTATTGCATCTGAATGACAGATTTGAAAGATTAAGCTCACGTACTGAAGAGAAGCTCCAACGTATGAACAGCAGTACATTTTGTGTACTGCTGATTATTTTGATAACTTACTACATTTAATATCGTAACTATTTTGGCCAAGTAGGgaatttgtttttctgatttatgaCACTACAAATAAATTCTCAACCCGTTGAAAACACTGATTATCCCTTTATAATACACTTGAATGGGCACCTTTAATTATACATAATTAAACAATCTGAATGTTAATATTGTACAACTTTCAAAAGGCTAGGCTACATCAAGGCCAAGTAAGAgaccaataaataaaattacTATGGAATTAATAAAACTAAACTGTCCGTTAAAAGTTCTTTCAAAGTTTTCCCTCATTCATCCGTTACTTGTGCTGCCCGCGGGCAAAGTGGCAGGCAAAGTCGTACTTGCTCTTGCACTTGTGGCCGCAGATGTTGCACTGGAATGGGTTCTCGTAGCCATGGCAGCCCATGTGGATGGTGTAGAGGATGTTGTCGGGGAAGTAGATGTCACAGTGCTGGCAGTGATGCAGCATGTGGGGGTCCTGGAGTGGGACGGACAGGCCTGGGGCCGGTGTACTGGGTTGACTGTTGGAGATACTAGGGGTACTGGTGCGCCCACTGTGCTCGCTGCAGGGTGCCCCTCCAGGGCTGCAATTGCTGTGGGGAGGAGCCCGGGGCTCTGGGGTGACTGGAGAAGGGGAGGAGGCGTGGACCATGCTGGCAGACACAGCCACTGGAGCTGTGGCAGGGTGGGGCTGCTGGATGAGGAAGGGCTTCTCATCGACCATAGACTCTGCTCCTGGAGACATCGGAGGTTGAGTCTGGTCCTGGGACTCAGAAGGGAGGCTGGCCAACTGGCCTGCCAGGGTGGACAGCTGGTTCAGCGGGTTATCCATAACCATATCATGGTGATGGTGATTTTGATTTGTGGAGTGCCCGTCCTCCACTGCGCGACCCTGATTATCGTAAGTCTCCTGACGTAAGTGGGGCAGCTCATGCGAGAAGTCGTTCACATTGTCAGCCTTCTGCACCACCATAGAAGGGGGGCTGAAGTTGATGAGGAGTCGACGGCCATAGCCCAGAGAGCTGGCCTTTTTCTGTAAAACGCTCAGCATCTTCTTGTGGGATAGCGAGCGAGCGCCTTTCATTGGCAGGAGTTTGTGGCGTCGACGCCGATGGTGCGACAAGTTGCTACGATCACTGCAGCGGAAGGAGCACAGCTCACATTTATAAGGCTTCTCGCCTGTGTGGGATCGCATGTGAGCCTCCAGGTGGCGCTCGTAGGCGGAAGCAAATGGGCAGAGGTGGCAGCGATGGGGTTTCTCGCCTgtttaattaagtaaaacaGCTGATtaacataaagaaatatatatatttaattcccTGAAAACGAACTATTAACACTTACCTGTGTGAATTCGGATGTGCTCAATGAGTCTTGCCGTGCCTCTGGTGGCATAGTTGCAGTAGCGGCACTTGAGTTTGCCGTCATAGGTCCTCTCAAAACCATCCACCAGGATCCCCGAGCTGTCCTCCAGTGACATGTCCACTGAGGGGTGATCCAGTCCATTCTGACTGCAGTCTGCATACAGCACATTTATACAATGAAATGACATACCAAACAAACTATGTTTATGCTTTACTatcaaaaggaaacaaaaagggtTCTGGAGGGCTTTATTAGTCTTATAAACAGGTGGCATTCCATTGGATTACATTTAGCCCACCAAGTGGCACTATGCAATAGAAACAGGACAGTGGTTCTCAACTggttatgaaaacaaaacaatgatttaaCAAACAGATTTATCACAAGCAACACATAATAAAGGTTTGTGGGGATACGGCTGAACATGCCTGATGACTCTAGCAGTAACTCTGTAAGATAATATTCATACAAAagtttacactgcactgtttgcacaattttttttttttaaattgtaaatactcacttgctgtacatagtaaagttctcattcattttgtgtattcttatctgtatgttgttgttattgtgttgtatattgctgttattgtgtttgttgagggctaccaaacggaatttcgttgcatcactacaatgacaataaaacccccaatttctttatctttatcttttaatctCAAAATGGCAAATTGTGATAAATATCTGAAGACAGATATTGGATAACACCAATGGGTGCATCTGTCAGCTGTCTGCACCAAATCcagatgtgattaaaaaaaaaaaaaaaaaaaaaagtgcttaaaTTCCATAGAATCGTATtaaacagtgaacacacacacacacacacacacacacacacacacacacacacacacacacacacacacacacacagttacctGGTGGCAGCTCGTCCGCCTCCTTCACGCCGCTGACAGAGCCTGATATCATGTTGACATGCTGGGTCTGCTGGCTCAGATACTCCTGGAAATCCTTCACAAAGTCCAGCGTGTCCGGCTTTTCCTCGCCCAtcgaaatatttaaaatgatacaaataaCCCTGACAACTGCAAAGACATTATTTTGACTTGAATTAATGAAGCGCAAAAGAGAATTGACATGACGTCGAATATTGTATTTACAATCAACCTACCTCTTCAAAGTGAAACCAGCTGTGTTTGCTCGCTTCAGGAAGCTATGCCGACACAAAGACGAGGACAAACCCCTGGAAAGGTGTGATTGACAAGCAGGAAATCGCTCGCTCTCACACTCCGCTCCTCATCATCGTCATGTTGTTTCCTGAGCTACGCACGGAGGAGAAAGCATCTTTGTCAGCAGCGACCCGGTTATCTGGTCCACACGCTCACTGCACGCATCCTATTTACGCGTCGGAGCAAATCCTCATGAGtattaattgttaaaaaaataaataataatcatttgtCGAGTAACTCTAAACAACCTGTTAagtcaaaaacaataaaccagTCAGAAGGGGTGAAAGTTCACTCACTGTGCATCCGTGAAAATCGTCCCCCCCCCCTACCCTGCTGCCGCCGCTCATTGCGAAGAAAGGTTCCTACCAGTGACGCTTAATTCCgctttttagacatttttattgtatactTCCCCAATTTAAGTGAGAATATTCTAGTTAAAATGAAAGTATAATCTCTCATTTGGAGTGCCAGtaactacagtaccagttaaaagtttggacacaccttctcattcaactactttgaagaatcttaaaatataaaacatattctggtttgttgagcgtttgtttgtttaccacatgattccatatgtgttccttcatagtttggatgtcttcaatattaatctacaatgtagaaaaaaaaataaagaaaaaacattgaatgagaaggtgtgtccagacttttgactggtactgtagttttATTCCAATTGCTAATAATGTCATTGTTTAATTTGTCCAAACATGTCAAAAGTctaacatgttttctttaatggcaaaaaaaaaactatatagtACCTCAAACGTTTGAACCCCTctcacaacatgttttctttggaatgaagacacaaactatgaaaaactattataaacaaacaaatgtaccagtcaaaagttttggacacaccttctcattcaagatactttgaagaatctaaaatataaaacatatgtctggtttgttgagcatttgtttgagtcagtttggacacaccttctcattcaactactttgaagaatctaaaatctaaaacatattctggtttgttgagcatttgcttgtttaccacataattccatatgtgttccttcatagtttgg is drawn from Anoplopoma fimbria isolate UVic2021 breed Golden Eagle Sablefish chromosome 6, Afim_UVic_2022, whole genome shotgun sequence and contains these coding sequences:
- the cuzd1.2 gene encoding deleted in malignant brain tumors 1 protein codes for the protein MWTLLVLCIVIASDGVQGAHCGSQFYDRRGSFMSPNYPNPYPSYADCIWYITPGRGIVQLAFPILDIEFHSNCGFDAIYVYDGSSIRSRLLGKVCGKNSTIFNSTGTSLTVRFRSDSSVSLSGFRAEYQVVETSSCRNYCGYQFANCSCSSNCQYRGDCCPDYEDFCPSTAQTVPSTAETEPSTAQTEVSAAQPSCRYNCGHYMGSCSCSSSCQYYGNCCYDYHSHCQGSITTAFTEGQPSCRYNCGQYMGSCSCSSSCRYNGNCCHDYYSHCQGSPTTAPTTGQPSCRYNCGQYMGSCSCSSSCRYNGNCCRDYYSHCQGSPTTAPTTGQPSCRYNCGQYMGSCSCSSSCRYYGNCCHDYYSHCQGSPTTAPTTGQPSCRYNCGQYMGSCSCSSSCRYNGNCCRDYYSHCQGSPTTAPTTGQPSCRYNCGQNMGSCSCSSSCQYYGNCCHDYYSHCQYTTGMPSTVSPCGGSLFGSGNFSSPNHPNHYYDHAYCVWQLRAAYDQRIILTFTYLQLENCCSCDYISVYDGPSVNSRFLGKVCNNSLSNFYSTSNYLTVLFRTDSSVVGRGFSADFRSSLPPSSGRVDCSSDNMNIVIQRSYLNSLGYDGNSLYLNDPHCRPQVSRYQVVFSFPINTCGNVRKFENGRVVYTNALRAYTSSSGDITRQSHFKINVGCRMEQDSVAQIMYLVRHHNETSITGTGRFNTSMDFYTSSSFYYKVTQVPYEVTLNQNLYVQVDLGRGDSSLVLFLDTCVTSPSPHDFYTRPYYLVRNGCPVDNTYYAHITGIRAYARFTFKAFQFQRATESVYIQCKVLICQASDYNSRCRRGCSKRAARDLGSEHDSQTLVLGPIQLKDPEKKEEETHKQNQA
- the ikzf5 gene encoding zinc finger protein Pegasus encodes the protein MGEEKPDTLDFVKDFQEYLSQQTQHVNMISGSVSGVKEADELPPDCSQNGLDHPSVDMSLEDSSGILVDGFERTYDGKLKCRYCNYATRGTARLIEHIRIHTGEKPHRCHLCPFASAYERHLEAHMRSHTGEKPYKCELCSFRCSDRSNLSHHRRRRHKLLPMKGARSLSHKKMLSVLQKKASSLGYGRRLLINFSPPSMVVQKADNVNDFSHELPHLRQETYDNQGRAVEDGHSTNQNHHHHDMVMDNPLNQLSTLAGQLASLPSESQDQTQPPMSPGAESMVDEKPFLIQQPHPATAPVAVSASMVHASSPSPVTPEPRAPPHSNCSPGGAPCSEHSGRTSTPSISNSQPSTPAPGLSVPLQDPHMLHHCQHCDIYFPDNILYTIHMGCHGYENPFQCNICGHKCKSKYDFACHFARGQHK